Part of the Leishmania infantum JPCM5 genome chromosome 34 genome, AGGAGCATGAgccggaggcggtgcggaTGCAGGAGCCGACACAGcaggaaggggaggaaaTGAAGTGAAGGCGGTGACGGGCAAGCTACTTCGGCTCCGCGGGCTTCTCCGTACAGACGCCATGGGGTGGGGGATCCGGCGGAGCTGATGTCTGcgcgagaagggagggaagacgCGGActctcgtcgctgcttctcgcCGGCTCACctctcgcgctgccgtctctcgcgtgtgtgcgtcctcCCACGCGCGTCTGCTTGGGGGGCTTTTCGGCTTCCTCGCGTGCAAGGTAACCTGCGCTGTGTGGTGGGCAACGCACGCCTGGCGCCGGCAGGCCCACCCACGCCccgttccccccccctgagctcctcgccctcgctgccgtgtcgGAGTCGCCCGTCTGACGCTCGCCCGGCGCTCCGTTGGCGATGTGAAGGAGCGAAGGACGACGCGGGACGGTGAcacgtgcgctgcaggcctggaaacggcggcgtggagggggagcgaaGGAGGGGCAGGTGACCGAGGTGGACACGGAGGACAAACGTGGCGGTGTGGAGAAACGGACGCCCTCGCACGGAGGACGGGAGGCGCCACGCCACGCCGCATCGATcacccgcccccgcccccctccacacccctcgacacacacgcacgcgcatatgCTGCcgtttttttcgtttctctgTTCGTGCTATCGCTTGATTTGACATTCGCATGTTTCTTTCGATTTCTCTCGttttcgtctctctccctatGCAGAGAAGAGCCGCAtggacgtgtgcgtgtgcgtgccgcccTGCCATTTTCCCGTTGTGTctccgtgccgctgccctgcACTTCGTcttccccgccccctctctgcgcgcgtgtgtgtgcgagggcgGCTGATCGAGGggacgacgaggtggagagcagccgcggcaccgcagcgctgggGATACATGGGCAgtgtgcaggagcagcggaggagaggcacgcacacgcactctgGCAAGGGAGCGATGGCGCGGAGGCCGCAGGGGAATACGCAGCGGAGCGAGTGGGtacggaggcggagcggaggCGAGGCAGTGTTGCTTCTCTGTTCGCCCCGCTTGCGTTGGACTCGAGTGTGTCTGCGTATGCGCCCCCTGCGGCCCTCGGgcccctcgcctctcttgcgcgCTTCGCTTCGTTTGTTTCGTTGCTGTGGCTGTCTAACTACACTTTCGAGTCGGCCAGAGTCGCGTGTGGAGATTATTCACACCATATTACGGCATGCGGCGGCTTGAGGCGACCGAGGGAGGGGCATGGCGTGCAGGCGGAGCACAAGGTGTCagagggccctggcctgcggctggcccacctcctctctgtgCTCATGCGGCACGCACCTACACCAGCCCCTGCGGCCAGCACGGCTGAcgtcgccgcttccgccctcgaggaGGAAGCCTGGCCGTGGCCTGCCTGGACCGATGCATGCCGCCCACCCGGGTCTGCGTCTGGCGCCGCTAGCGCCGCAGGTGCCCGAGGAATGGACGAGCAAAGACAAGGCGGGCCGCTAGCGGCATGGCTCGATACCCCAGCAGACGACTTGTCTTCGCCGGCCCGGATGTAGCCGTGGTGCAACAGAGGGGCGTGTGAGCTGTGCGCGAATGCGTACATGTGCCGACTTGTCCGTCGCGGAGTAAGATTTTTATATTTGAATACGCTGTTTTTCCTGGCAAACACGCGTAGCAGAAACTAATAAGTGCAGCGGCATGGCGACGAGTATACATATACACTATACACATATGTCTATCTGTATCTAGAGCGCTGCACCGTCAATCCATCAAAACGCCACGCACTTTGTTTTCCCCGCCGACCACCGCCCCCTGTGCTCGCCCGAGCGGgcggagcgcgtgcgcgtgcgtccctctctcctcgcgcTTCTCCGTTGCTTGCTTTTTGCTTTCTGTCATTATTGTCTCCGTTCCTCGACTGACTCACCCCAACAgtgtcaccgccgccgttgccgccccATCTTCTccgagaggggaggagcagGGGGAGCGCCGAGCATGCTTTTTCTCTTATTATCCCGCTGATGTATTTCGTGTCGAGCGGAGATTTCGTTTTCGGGTGTTGTTgtgggggtggcggtgtgtgagtgtgctCGCTCGTTGCCTATGTTGAGTATTGATAATCGTGGAAAGGCTAGGCTTGTGCAGAGTTCAAGTGAAAGGTGaagagcaacaacagcaTAAAAAAAATCGTTGCAGGATGAAAATAAGTTTATTGCGAAACCATGAAAAGGGAGTGCAGTCATATAGTATGTAATGCGAGAAGTGTGTGTCTCGGGGGAGtcccctttttttcctcGGAACAAAAATAATAGTTTACACAGGTGGCGACAATAACTGCTGAAAAACAAGGAAGAAAGTTGTTTTCAAGTAGTAGGAgcctgcgtctgcgcgtcGTTCTCTGTGGTTCTCTCTTTTCGGCTTGAGCGTGCTTAtagtatatatatatatatatgaggTAGTTGTTTAACGGTTTTGCTGTCCGCATTCATGTGGCTTTTCGctgcctccttttttttccttgtttGTGAGGATGTTGTTCGCCTACGCAGGACAGTGGCAGAAAGCGGaacaacgaagaaaaagCACTGATGAAGAGAAGAGCGACACGGGCGAGGGGAGACGCCGAGAAAAGACGAACACTTAACGAAGAGAGCAAATAGGCTGACCTATGATCCtttcacccctcccccctctcctcacTTCCTCAAAGAAAGAAGACTGAAAACAGACACCTGCCCAAGGGAATGGACCAAGCTAGAGACGATGCCGCTGCagacgtgtgcgcctgtAGCGAATGGAGAGAAAATGGTAGTGGAAGGtagaaagggaagaggagtgAAGCTATCTAGCAAAGAAAGACGGAGGCGATCGGGCGGATGGTGGACTTTTGCTTGTGCATGTGTGGTCGGGTGGGGAGAAAGCCGAGGAAATAGGCGAGgagcaggggagggggggggacggaAAAGGAGCAGCCATCATGCTGCTCCATTTCCCTGCCTGTTTGCTTCTTCTGtctttctgtttctttcCCCCTTGCGCACTTTGCCCCCTACACCTCCTCACGTCTGCTTTCGCTCGCGCCGCAGTGTTCGAGACCTCTCCTTTCACCTAACCTTGGCTCCCGCGTActccttcccttttctctctatGCGGTGTCGCATTTTCGTTCGAAGATGTGGAACACATGCTCACGCCTCTCTGCACGGCTTTGAAGCCCCTGCTTGTATCTCTCTTTTCGCAtcttctttctcctctttctccacACGTGCGTACGTTTCGTGATGGCGCTCTTTCACACGAATCTCTCTCTATCGTTACACCATGAACGTGCATGcactccccctctcccccttgcCATGTACTCATTCAATGCACCATCCTACACTTACGTATTGGGCGTCTCCCAgctctctccttcgctctccctccttggCATTTGCTCTCTAACGCCATATTCCTTATAtatttctttttgtttgttctCCCCCTCATTCACGATTTTACGTTTGTTCTCTtttctgtgcatgtgtgtcttTGGTTTGTCTTACTTCttatcacacacacacacacacacacacacacacaccgatCTAATCACCTGCggctgcccccctcccctccctacGTCGATTGTGCCATTTCACATTTCTTCTAGGCAGAGCCGCTGACTCTTCCTCTGCGCCAATAAAAGTGCCACCCGCTTGCGTGTGTACTTGAAAAATGAGCCACTCTTTTTGCCGCGTCGGCATTGCCATCTACTGCATTCTACAGCTCATCGCCTTCATATTCATCCTTGCTGGAACCCTGATTGACCAATTCCGCGTACAGAACGTGGATGTACTCAGCAACAGCCCGTGCCTGACGATATGGGGCTTCAAGGACAAGTGCATCTCGCTCAAGTGGAGTGTCCTGACCAAGGACTTATGGAAGGGCTGCCCTCAGCGCCTGAAGCGCTTCAACGCGGCTGAGGCTCTGAGCATTGCTGCCGTCCTCATCAGTGCTCTGGCGTGCCTCATCGGATTTGTcatgctgtgctgctgccgctgcttgcgcTGGCTTTGCCTAATTCTGAACATTCTGGCCACCCTCTGTGGCTGTGCCGTCACCGCACTCATGATCGACGCCTTCTACAACAACCATGAGGAAGGCCTTCAGCATTACAACAACTCCTGCTACGCGCTCCGCCAGAACGGCTCCGTCATTCGTCCTTCGGCCATCGTAGATGGCAATCCAGTGGCCACTCATTACAATTACGGTGCCGGCTTTGCCATTTACATTGTTGGCTGGGGCCTCTGCTTCATCAACATCTTTTTTCTCATGCTGCCGTGCTAAAGGGACGTGCCTCTCAGCTTTTCCCCTCCGGTTACTCCCTCCCGTCGGCCAAATGAGGTATGATTGTGCCCTTGCGCCACGATGATTTCGCACACAGCTGCTGTCTTGTCCCGTGCGCGAGTGCGCCGCCTTCCAGGCACGCGAATAGGGCAAAAACAGAGGTTTCTAAGATCAAACAAAAAAGCGTCTGAGGAGGCCAGCGCGATAGAGGAGATAGCACAGAGACATCAGAGCGCGCCGGgcctgtatgtgtgtacgtCTATGCTTGTGCGTTATCACTGAAAACTTGCACGCGCAAACACACTCATGTACGGCGCATTCGCATGGAATCAagtatatacatatatatgctCATCTTTCGCTGTTGCATTCTTGTTAACTCCTCGCCTGTTTTCCCGATTCCCTGATTTTGCGCGCTCGAATCCCAGTGATGGTGCTCGAGGCCTTTTCTTCCGTGAGAAACGTCTCTTCCTCACCTTCTtactcgtttttttttttgcgctcGTAGCAGTGGTCTGGCCGTATTTTTTCTTCGCGCCTGCATTGTCCATTTCTTTGCGTATGCGGGGGCCGGCTCCTTTCATgtctcattttttttttttatgtcCCTCGTCGTTGTGTATAGCAGGTAGACAGCAATGCTCGATTGATGGAgacgaggcggtggagagAACATGTGTGCAAAGCATgtcgcaggcggcgcgcgccagTGGCGTTCGAGCATCGAGCGGGACGCGGGAGCGAGAAAACGGACCGCCGGCCATATAGGAAAACTGCGAAAAGTGGGACGAGGTCAATGAAGGATGAGGAGCGAGGCAAGCAAGGAAGGAAGAGGACAGGCCGCTGAGGATAATCTTGGACGCTGATGTAACAAGAGAGCAACGAAACCAAGCTGCTTCTGCAATGCAAAACTGCCTtcatcctctctctctcgccacaCATGCGGGCACGATCAGATAGGAATCCTGCGCGTTTCTCTAGTTTACGGCCTCTTTGCCTTCTCATCTTTCACGCCGCTTTCCTTACAGTCCTTCAACttttacccccccccccctggaCGGCCCTCCTCCCGTTTCCAGCACGCGAGTCCGTCATGCATGTCTGCATCATGCCTCTCTCCTCACGCATGTGATCATCTCCATACAAGAACCTTCGAATGCGtctgcctctccctttcGCGTTTTtattttcttcttttctctgtctGTTGTGTCCCGCTGCCTTTCTTGATCTCAGGATGTGCTTTTAGAAaactcgcacacgcacctgtGCCACGTCACGTGGTAACGCCACGGCGCACGTCCTTCTGTTTTCCGCGTGCCCCTTTGCCaccgatatatatatatatatgtatggcggcgctctctcttcgttttcATTGTCTTGACATCcgcgctggcgacgacgcTCTTACGTGAGgccactccccctccctccccactctttttttttttgcggtcGCCACAGCTCTTCGTTCTTTGTTTATATATATTTTCTCTCGGTACACATTTGCTTTTTGTTTCTGCCGACGTCTTTTTCTGGTTTTGGTTGTTTAGCTCGTTGATGGGCTCTCTCTTTGCGCGTgcttgcatgtgtgtctgtgcgcggcCCATGCCATCTCGcctcttcttttcgttcCGCAGCTCTCCTGCGTCGGCATCCTGTATTCTTCCCGAAGACAAGtcatcctcttcctctggctcttccccctttttttcgctgttgcCTTTTTGGTGATGATCACGCttccacggctgctgcctgtTTCTGCACCAGCTTGTCGTCTATGCTCCCCACACGGCTATattgcgtgcgtgtgctcaaGTCGCCTGCCGTTTCCATCTCGTCTGTGTGACTTTGTACCGCGCAGCAACCCCCCGCCAACGGTGCCGTGAGCCTTCACGCTCTTCGCCTTGCCTCCGCCTGTTCCCTGTCTGTCACTCCGTCTTTTTACCGTTCTACAGCGTGTCGCGAGTCTTTTTGTTTCCATGTCTGTTGTTGATGATGTTATCGGACCTCATCATGTTGCCACACTCGCATGCACATTATCTGTccacgcacgtgtgtgcaccTGCTACTTGctgcttgtgcgcgcgtgtgcgtctgtgtgtgtacacCGCCAAAAAAACGAGcaacggggggggggaagccGCTGTAGCGTGGGCaaaggggtggagggggagggggcgataAGTGGAAGGTGTGGCGGGTCGCTGCTTTGTGATAAAACGGAGACAAAGCCGAAAACACGTCCAGCGGGGCGCAGGCACCCACGCAgacaaaaggaaaagacaCCTCAGATGATGGGGTCGCCTTTAGTGTGCAGCAGATCTCCACCAGCGAGGCTGTGCGCGTttcgtttcttctttttttttggttttaCATGTCTTTTCTGCCCTCTCGTCGAttttctttcgttttatGGTATTTGCGTGTattgcttctctctcgtttcgTTGCGTGGACGCTCTCCGGTCTCCCAcgtccttctttttttccaCACTGCCTTTGTTTTTAAATTTTTATCTTTGTTGCTcgcttcttctccagctTTCACAACTGACCGAAACCACACCACACCCCGATGATACCCGTGTATACCCAGTTCCACCTGTGGCCCCTCGACTTTTTGCGCACCTCACCGCCCTCCGTGACCATATCTGTATTCCCCTTCTTCTGCGTGTTGCTCGACAGACGATGTGCGTGAGCGGGACTcgacgcgtgtgcgcacctctctctctgtctgtctttaggtgtgtgtgtgcaagcgcatttttctttctcttcttggACTTCCCATTCACTACTGCGTTCCCTCCTCACTCGTAGATGATCACGGCGTAGACGTGTAAAAGCCTTCACACGCCGTTCCAGAGCTCAGGGAACATCAAGAGCAGTCAAAAGAagcacatacatacacatgcagCCGACACAAAATCAGCCGcattgtttttttttattttcgtGCTGTCTGCCCTATCCAtatgccctcccccctccttcttccctcctcctcctctgcactTTATccagaagacacacacacacacacaaaaggatACACATCAAGCAAAGGAGAAAGACGAACCAACGCAGACGATGAGAAGAGCGAAGAGAGGATCAACGATAAAGTATGCGTAGTTTCGTGTGACTGTGTGACTGTAGTGGAGCTTGAAAGGATGAGAACcacagtgtgtgtgtgcgcgcttgtaCAGAAGGA contains:
- a CDS encoding amastin-like protein, whose product is MSHSFCRVGIAIYCILQLIAFIFILAGTLIDQFRVQNVDVLSNSPCLTIWGFKDKCISLKWSVLTKDLWKGCPQRLKRFNAAEALSIAAVLISALACLIGFVMLCCCRCLRWLCLILNILATLCGCAVTALMIDAFYNNHEEGLQHYNNSCYALRQNGSVIRPSAIVDGNPVATHYNYGAGFAIYIVGWGLCFINIFFLMLPC